From the genome of Halorussus caseinilyticus, one region includes:
- the engB gene encoding GTP-binding protein EngB, giving the protein MFESRPGRDAEVIFVGRSNVGKSTLMREITGHSFETGGKPGVTRSPNHYDWASEDFVLTDLPGFGFMSGVPEEQREQIKTDIVRYVEDNADKILVGVLVVDGKSAVDIIDRHSGEDEIPYDVEMFYFLRDVDIPVVVAVNKMDKVDDEDERLNELCDRLGLHPPWKQWQETIAPISAKRGNIDALNEAVKEHLHEAKRDDLMKFFS; this is encoded by the coding sequence ATGTTCGAGAGTCGTCCGGGCCGAGACGCCGAGGTAATCTTCGTCGGCCGGTCGAACGTCGGTAAGTCCACGCTGATGCGCGAGATTACGGGCCACAGCTTCGAAACCGGGGGCAAACCCGGCGTCACGCGCTCGCCCAACCACTACGACTGGGCCAGCGAGGACTTCGTGCTGACCGACTTGCCGGGGTTCGGGTTCATGTCGGGCGTGCCCGAGGAGCAACGCGAGCAAATCAAGACCGACATCGTGCGCTACGTCGAGGACAACGCCGACAAGATTCTGGTCGGGGTCCTCGTCGTGGACGGCAAGAGCGCGGTGGACATCATCGACCGCCACTCCGGGGAGGACGAGATTCCTTACGACGTGGAGATGTTCTACTTCCTCCGGGACGTGGACATCCCCGTCGTCGTCGCGGTCAACAAGATGGACAAGGTAGACGACGAGGACGAGCGTCTGAACGAGTTGTGCGACCGACTGGGCCTGCATCCGCCGTGGAAGCAGTGGCAGGAGACGATTGCCCCGATTAGCGCCAAGCGCGGGAACATCGACGCGCTGAACGAGGCGGTCAAGGAGCATCTCCACGAGGCCAAGCGCGACGACCTGATGAAGTTCTTCTCCTAA